A genomic stretch from Lysobacter ciconiae includes:
- the murD gene encoding UDP-N-acetylmuramoyl-L-alanine--D-glutamate ligase — protein MRISQLEGRRVALWGWGREGKAAWRAVRSRLPTLPLTLFCTSDEVAAARGCGDILLNLEVDASADRLAAFDVVIKSPGISPYGAEAAAAAARGTRFIGGTGLWFAEQGDAAGMARNTVCITGTKGKSTTTALLAHLLRAAGRRTALAGNIGLPLLELLDVAPAEAPKSWVIELSSYQTGDVAASGVRPDIGVVLNVFPEHLDWHGSEARYVADKLQLVTAARPRVAVLNAADPRLVALDLPDSEIRWFGDESGWHLRGDILFDRDTRVMDTSSLPLPGRHNRGNLCAALTVLDAMGLDAAALAARAKDFIPLPHRLQTIGTRDGLTWVNDSISTTPYASLAALGCFAERPVAILLGGHDRGVDWSEFAKAITDHAPRVVVTMGANGPRIHALLSPLTADGEFVLLQAEGLADAVGKARAALDGDGVLLLSPGAPSFGPYRDYVARGRHFAELGGFDPDAISAIPGLGIA, from the coding sequence GTGCGCATCTCGCAGCTTGAAGGGCGGCGCGTCGCGCTGTGGGGCTGGGGGCGGGAAGGTAAAGCCGCGTGGCGCGCGGTGCGCTCCCGGTTGCCGACCCTGCCATTGACCCTGTTTTGCACGTCCGATGAAGTCGCGGCTGCCCGCGGTTGCGGTGACATCCTCCTGAATCTCGAGGTCGACGCGTCCGCGGACCGGCTGGCGGCGTTCGACGTCGTCATAAAGTCCCCCGGCATCAGCCCCTACGGGGCAGAAGCGGCCGCGGCAGCCGCGCGCGGCACGCGGTTCATCGGCGGCACCGGCCTGTGGTTTGCAGAGCAGGGCGACGCGGCAGGCATGGCCCGCAACACGGTGTGCATCACCGGGACCAAGGGCAAGAGCACGACGACGGCCTTGCTCGCCCATCTGCTGCGCGCCGCAGGCCGGCGGACCGCACTCGCCGGTAATATCGGCCTGCCGCTGCTGGAGCTCCTGGACGTGGCGCCAGCCGAGGCTCCCAAAAGCTGGGTTATCGAGTTGTCCAGCTACCAGACGGGCGATGTCGCCGCCAGCGGCGTGCGCCCGGATATCGGGGTGGTGCTGAACGTGTTTCCGGAGCACCTGGACTGGCATGGCAGCGAAGCCCGATACGTGGCGGACAAGCTACAGCTGGTCACCGCGGCCCGGCCCCGCGTTGCCGTGCTGAACGCGGCGGACCCGCGGCTTGTGGCCCTGGATCTGCCCGACAGCGAGATCCGCTGGTTCGGCGACGAGTCCGGCTGGCATCTCCGCGGCGACATCCTCTTCGACCGCGACACACGGGTGATGGACACCTCCTCGCTACCGCTACCGGGACGGCACAATCGCGGCAACCTGTGCGCAGCCCTGACCGTGCTGGATGCGATGGGCCTGGATGCGGCGGCTCTGGCGGCACGCGCAAAAGATTTCATTCCGCTGCCGCACCGCCTGCAGACGATCGGTACCCGCGATGGCCTCACCTGGGTCAACGACTCGATCAGCACGACGCCCTACGCAAGCCTGGCGGCATTGGGATGCTTCGCTGAGCGGCCCGTCGCGATCCTGCTGGGTGGTCACGACCGCGGCGTGGACTGGTCGGAGTTTGCCAAAGCGATCACCGACCATGCGCCACGGGTGGTGGTCACGATGGGAGCCAATGGTCCGCGCATCCATGCGCTGCTAAGCCCGCTGACCGCCGATGGCGAATTTGTCCTGCTGCAAGCCGAGGGCCTTGCGGATGCCGTCGGCAAGGCGCGGGCTGCGCTCGATGGTGATGGCGTGCTATTGCTCTCGCCTGGCGCGCCCAGTTTCGGTCCGTATCGCGATTACGTCGCGCGCGGCCGGCATTTCGCCGAGCTGGGCGGATTCGATCCGGACGCGATCAGCGCAATCCCCGGATTGGGAATCGCCTGA
- the ssb gene encoding single-stranded DNA-binding protein, whose translation MARGINKVILVGNLGNDPDMKYTQGGMAICTLSLATTSVRKDKDGQQIEKTEWHRVKLFGKLGEIAGEYLKKGRQVYIEGSIRYDKFTGQDGVEKYFTDIVADEMQMLGGGGGASEGGGRDFDREERTSRPAPRQAAAPRREATPAKSNDFGDDFADDDIPF comes from the coding sequence ATGGCACGTGGCATCAACAAGGTGATCCTGGTCGGCAATCTCGGCAACGATCCCGACATGAAGTACACCCAGGGCGGCATGGCCATCTGCACCCTCTCGTTGGCGACCACCAGCGTGCGCAAGGACAAGGACGGCCAGCAGATCGAGAAGACCGAATGGCACCGCGTGAAGCTGTTCGGCAAGCTGGGCGAAATCGCCGGCGAGTACCTGAAAAAGGGCCGCCAGGTCTATATCGAAGGCTCAATCCGCTACGACAAGTTCACCGGCCAGGACGGCGTGGAGAAGTACTTCACCGACATCGTCGCCGATGAGATGCAGATGCTGGGCGGCGGCGGTGGCGCCTCGGAAGGCGGTGGACGCGACTTCGACCGCGAGGAGCGGACCTCGCGTCCCGCGCCCCGTCAGGCCGCCGCGCCGCGCCGTGAAGCCACGCCGGCCAAATCGAACGACTTCGGCGACGATTTTGCGGACGACGATATCCCCTTCTAG
- a CDS encoding PIN domain-containing protein — protein MDGLRGGERIVLDTNVCLDLLLFDDPGVATLAQALLSGRLIAVANADTRAEWRRVLAYPVLRLDPRRQGELIDSFDALVADVAAAPAAARSMTADPPLPRCSDPDDQKFLELTRDAGARWLLSRDRDLLVLAKRCRRLGLFSVMTPHAWSNEFTLPLVS, from the coding sequence ATGGACGGATTGCGCGGCGGAGAACGGATCGTTCTGGACACCAACGTCTGCCTCGACCTGTTGCTGTTCGACGATCCAGGTGTCGCCACCTTGGCGCAGGCACTGCTATCGGGCCGGCTAATCGCGGTGGCCAACGCCGACACGCGCGCGGAGTGGCGGCGCGTACTCGCCTACCCCGTGTTGCGTCTGGATCCGCGGCGCCAAGGGGAATTGATCGATTCGTTTGACGCTCTGGTTGCGGATGTCGCCGCTGCTCCCGCGGCTGCCAGATCAATGACGGCAGATCCGCCGCTGCCACGCTGCAGCGACCCCGACGACCAGAAGTTTCTCGAACTAACCCGGGACGCGGGTGCGCGCTGGTTGCTCAGCCGCGATCGCGACCTCCTCGTGCTGGCGAAACGCTGCCGGCGGCTCGGGCTCTTTTCAGTGATGACCCCGCACGCGTGGTCGAATGAATTCACCCTGCCGCTTGTGTCATAG
- a CDS encoding SUF system Fe-S cluster assembly regulator: MLRVTKLTDYATLVLTTLAANPSQVLSAPELAERAGLETPTVSKLLKPLAQAGLVDGFRGANGGYRLARAPEAISLVEIVEAMEGPLAMTECSIHEGNCGIQDSCHVRANWRHINDVVADALRSVSLAQMLVPPRPASVAAPGARRIDVRLANI; this comes from the coding sequence ATGTTGCGGGTCACCAAGCTCACCGACTACGCCACCCTGGTGCTGACCACGCTGGCGGCGAACCCGTCGCAGGTGCTCAGCGCGCCGGAGCTGGCGGAGCGAGCCGGACTGGAGACCCCGACCGTCAGCAAGCTGCTCAAGCCGCTGGCCCAGGCCGGGCTGGTGGACGGCTTCCGCGGCGCCAATGGCGGCTACCGGCTGGCCCGTGCGCCCGAAGCCATCAGCTTGGTGGAAATCGTCGAGGCGATGGAAGGCCCGCTGGCGATGACCGAGTGCAGCATCCACGAAGGCAACTGCGGTATCCAGGACTCCTGCCATGTACGTGCGAATTGGCGCCACATCAACGATGTGGTCGCCGACGCGCTGCGCTCGGTCAGCCTGGCGCAGATGCTGGTTCCACCGCGTCCCGCCAGTGTCGCGGCTCCCGGTGCCAGGCGCATTGACGTGCGACTGGCCAACATCTGA
- the murL gene encoding UDP-N-acetyl-alpha-D-muramoyl-L-alanyl-L-glutamate epimerase, whose translation MSNWTFQRDAIDAFRFVRCDFDPITGTARLVYAFDDGPELVETITVPGAPFELDDARAAAVEPALRLLHLVAGVSYYKAAVPPKILIDSYAIDAATAGLMETIYLNGLGEFAYRNGLDLHDRIRFPADAEDAASAASAGLREHALVAIGGGKDSLVSIEALRALGIGQTVTWIGGSQLIKACAERTGLPTLNIGRALAPQLFEFNRQGAWNGHIPVTAVNSAILVLAALLRGVDQVVFSNERSASYGSLIRSEDGQTTTEVNHQWSKGWAFESAFGDYVARHVAADLNYYSLLRPLSELAVARQFARIDHYDAWFSSCNRNFHILGERPVNRWCGVCPKCHFVFLALAPFMPKARLVGIFGRNLLDDPAQTAGYDALLEYHDHKPFECVGEGIESRAAMAALVDRAEWREDALVKRFAEEIRPRLESADLGVEPLLVLDAQHRIPAPLWERLRAHLAA comes from the coding sequence ATGAGCAACTGGACGTTCCAGCGCGATGCGATCGACGCATTCCGATTCGTGCGCTGTGACTTTGACCCAATTACCGGCACTGCGAGGCTGGTGTACGCCTTCGACGACGGTCCGGAGCTGGTGGAGACGATCACCGTCCCCGGTGCCCCGTTCGAGCTGGATGACGCGCGTGCCGCGGCGGTGGAACCGGCGCTCCGGCTGCTGCACCTGGTTGCAGGGGTGAGCTACTACAAGGCTGCTGTGCCGCCGAAAATCCTGATCGACTCGTACGCGATCGATGCAGCCACTGCCGGGTTGATGGAGACCATCTACCTCAACGGGCTGGGCGAGTTCGCCTACCGCAACGGGCTCGATCTACACGACCGGATCCGTTTTCCGGCCGACGCCGAAGATGCAGCGTCGGCGGCAAGCGCAGGCCTGCGCGAGCACGCGCTGGTGGCCATCGGCGGCGGCAAGGACTCGCTGGTCAGCATCGAGGCATTGCGCGCGCTCGGGATCGGGCAGACGGTCACCTGGATCGGTGGTTCACAACTGATCAAGGCCTGCGCCGAGCGCACCGGCCTGCCGACGCTGAATATCGGCCGCGCGCTGGCCCCGCAGCTGTTTGAATTCAACCGCCAGGGCGCGTGGAACGGGCATATTCCGGTGACCGCGGTGAACTCGGCGATTCTGGTGCTGGCCGCGTTGCTGCGCGGCGTCGATCAGGTGGTGTTCTCCAACGAGCGCTCGGCCAGCTACGGCAGCCTGATCCGCAGCGAGGACGGCCAGACCACCACCGAGGTCAACCATCAGTGGTCCAAGGGCTGGGCGTTCGAGTCCGCATTCGGCGACTACGTCGCCCGGCACGTCGCCGCCGATCTGAATTACTACTCCCTGCTGCGTCCACTGAGCGAGCTGGCAGTGGCCCGGCAGTTTGCGCGGATCGACCATTACGACGCCTGGTTTTCCAGCTGCAACCGCAATTTCCACATCCTCGGCGAGCGTCCGGTCAACCGCTGGTGCGGGGTGTGTCCCAAGTGCCATTTCGTGTTCCTCGCGCTGGCGCCGTTCATGCCCAAGGCACGGCTGGTGGGCATCTTCGGCCGCAACCTGCTGGACGATCCGGCGCAGACGGCAGGTTACGACGCGCTGCTGGAGTACCACGACCACAAGCCGTTTGAATGTGTCGGCGAGGGCATCGAGTCGCGTGCCGCGATGGCGGCGCTGGTGGACCGTGCGGAGTGGCGCGAGGACGCGCTGGTAAAGCGCTTCGCCGAGGAGATCCGCCCCCGGCTGGAATCGGCGGACCTCGGGGTTGAGCCGTTGCTGGTGCTCGATGCTCAGCACCGCATCCCGGCGCCCTTGTGGGAACGTCTGCGTGCGCATCTCGCAGCTTGA
- a CDS encoding bifunctional aspartate kinase/diaminopimelate decarboxylase, translated as MGLVAARQKWLVLKFGGTSVSRRDRWDTIGRMAVERGAAEGARVLVVVSAMSGVTNELQAICDGDDAVARVAALAHRHRVFCEELALDPEQALGQRLAELEGLLRDPRAAGRALAWQAEVLAQGELLSSSIGAAYLCSQGLDFGWCDARDWLQAGHVPNRTESALRLSVHPRREIEPGFNDRFTQHPRAFVLTQGFIARHDDGGTAVFGRGGSDTSAACFGALLGAVRVEIWTDVPGMFSANPREVPDARLLTRLDYAEAQEIATTGAKVLHPRSIGPCRRAGVPMMILDTSRPELPGTRIDATAAAIPGVKAISRRDGVVLVSMESIGMWQQVGFLADIFELFKRHGLSVDLIGSSETNVTISLDPADNLVTSNVLEALATDLAKVCRVKVIAPCTGITLVGRGMRSLLHRLSDVWATFGRERVHLISQSSNDLNLTFVIDEADADGLLPLLHAELIASGAMPVMDSDVFGPSWREIEYGRPQRREPWWIGQREDLLARAETGTPRYVYHLETVRERARDMLATDAVDRCFFAIKANPHPAILRTVTDEGLGLECVSLGELEHVFATLPELPASRVLFTPSFAPRREYEAALARGVTVTLDNIEALQRWPEVFRGRTIWLRLDLGRGDGHHEKVRTGGAAAKFGLPLARFDAFLAHAHALDIRISGLHAHLGSGIEDPRHWREVYAHLAGLADTAGDVDTIDIGGGMPIPYTPDAQDFDLAVWRAGLDEIKAAFPRYALVVEPGRYLVAEAGVLLLSVTQVVEKDGVHRIGCDGGMNVMMRPALYDAWHGIHNISRPGDTSTTAFEIVGPICETGDVLGRKRLLSSATAEDDVILVADTGAYGMTMANTYNLRALPAEDIIE; from the coding sequence ATCGGATTGGTGGCTGCAAGGCAGAAGTGGCTGGTGCTGAAGTTCGGTGGAACCTCGGTATCCAGGCGTGACCGTTGGGACACGATCGGGCGCATGGCGGTGGAGCGCGGCGCGGCCGAGGGCGCGCGCGTGCTGGTTGTCGTGTCCGCCATGTCCGGGGTAACCAACGAGTTGCAGGCCATCTGCGACGGCGACGATGCGGTGGCGCGGGTGGCCGCGCTGGCCCATCGCCATCGCGTCTTCTGCGAGGAGCTTGCCCTGGATCCGGAACAGGCGCTCGGTCAGCGCCTGGCGGAGCTGGAGGGTCTGCTGCGGGATCCCCGCGCCGCCGGGCGCGCCCTCGCCTGGCAGGCCGAAGTGCTGGCGCAGGGAGAACTGCTGTCTTCGAGCATCGGCGCCGCCTACCTGTGCAGCCAGGGGCTGGATTTTGGCTGGTGCGATGCGCGCGACTGGCTGCAGGCCGGGCACGTGCCCAATCGCACCGAATCGGCATTGCGGCTCTCGGTGCATCCCCGACGCGAGATCGAGCCGGGCTTCAACGACCGCTTCACGCAGCACCCCCGCGCGTTCGTCCTGACCCAGGGCTTCATCGCCCGCCACGACGACGGCGGCACGGCGGTGTTCGGTCGCGGTGGCTCGGACACCTCGGCGGCGTGTTTTGGTGCGCTCCTGGGTGCGGTGCGCGTGGAGATCTGGACCGACGTCCCGGGCATGTTCAGCGCCAATCCGCGCGAGGTGCCCGATGCGCGCCTGCTTACCCGCCTGGACTACGCCGAAGCGCAGGAGATCGCGACGACCGGCGCCAAGGTCCTGCACCCGCGCTCGATCGGACCATGCCGGCGGGCGGGTGTGCCGATGATGATCCTGGATACCTCGCGCCCCGAACTGCCGGGCACGCGGATCGACGCCACGGCCGCCGCCATACCCGGCGTCAAGGCGATCAGTCGCCGCGACGGCGTGGTGCTGGTGTCGATGGAGAGCATCGGCATGTGGCAGCAGGTCGGCTTCCTGGCCGACATCTTCGAGCTGTTCAAACGCCACGGCCTGTCGGTCGACCTGATCGGCTCCTCGGAGACGAACGTCACCATCTCGCTCGACCCGGCCGACAATCTGGTGACCAGCAATGTGCTGGAAGCACTAGCCACCGACCTGGCGAAAGTGTGCCGGGTCAAGGTGATCGCCCCGTGCACCGGCATCACCCTGGTGGGCAGGGGCATGCGCTCGCTTCTGCACCGCCTGTCCGACGTCTGGGCGACTTTCGGACGCGAGCGCGTACACCTGATCTCGCAGTCTTCCAACGACCTCAACCTGACTTTCGTGATCGACGAGGCGGACGCCGACGGCCTGCTGCCGTTGCTGCACGCGGAATTGATCGCCAGTGGAGCAATGCCCGTGATGGATTCCGACGTGTTTGGCCCGAGCTGGCGTGAGATCGAGTACGGTCGCCCGCAGCGACGCGAGCCGTGGTGGATAGGGCAGCGGGAGGACCTGCTGGCCCGCGCCGAAACCGGCACTCCGCGCTATGTCTACCATCTGGAAACGGTTCGTGAGCGGGCCCGCGACATGCTGGCGACGGACGCCGTCGACCGGTGTTTCTTCGCCATCAAGGCGAACCCGCATCCGGCCATCCTGCGCACCGTGACCGACGAGGGGCTGGGCCTGGAATGCGTGTCGCTGGGTGAGCTGGAGCACGTGTTCGCGACTCTGCCGGAACTGCCCGCCTCCCGTGTGCTGTTCACGCCCAGTTTTGCGCCCCGGCGCGAGTACGAGGCGGCGCTGGCGCGGGGCGTGACCGTCACCCTGGACAACATCGAGGCGTTGCAGCGCTGGCCGGAGGTCTTCCGCGGCCGCACGATCTGGCTGCGGCTGGATCTGGGTCGGGGCGACGGGCACCACGAGAAGGTCCGCACCGGCGGCGCCGCGGCCAAGTTCGGCCTGCCACTGGCCCGCTTCGACGCCTTCCTGGCCCATGCGCACGCGCTGGACATCCGCATCAGTGGCCTGCACGCCCACCTGGGCAGCGGGATCGAGGACCCGCGTCATTGGCGCGAGGTGTATGCGCACCTGGCCGGGCTGGCCGACACGGCCGGCGACGTGGACACCATCGACATCGGCGGTGGCATGCCGATTCCGTACACTCCCGACGCGCAGGATTTTGACCTAGCGGTCTGGCGCGCCGGGTTGGATGAGATCAAGGCGGCGTTTCCACGCTACGCGCTGGTGGTGGAGCCCGGACGTTACCTGGTTGCCGAAGCCGGCGTGCTGCTGCTCTCGGTCACCCAGGTGGTCGAGAAGGACGGCGTGCACCGCATCGGCTGCGATGGCGGCATGAACGTGATGATGCGTCCGGCGTTGTACGACGCCTGGCACGGCATCCACAACATCAGCCGGCCCGGCGACACGTCGACGACCGCGTTCGAGATTGTCGGCCCCATCTGCGAGACCGGCGACGTGCTCGGCCGCAAGCGGCTGCTGTCCAGCGCCACGGCGGAGGATGACGTCATCCTGGTCGCCGATACCGGCGCCTACGGCATGACGATGGCCAACACCTACAATCTGCGCGCCCTGCCGGCAGAGGACATCATCGAATGA
- a CDS encoding SET domain-containing protein, whose translation MPRKIIARHSAIHGNGVFAIAPIAKGERIVEYTGTRRTHADVDAGDSGDASSGHTFFFTLNDEYVIDGNVKGGVARWINHSCEPNCEALLVEHEGEDRSLDRVFIEAISDIEPGDELVYNYGITLAEAHTPKMKRIWACYCGADTCTGTILQPKSKPRGKRKS comes from the coding sequence ATGCCGCGCAAGATCATCGCCCGCCATTCCGCCATCCACGGCAACGGCGTGTTCGCCATCGCACCGATCGCCAAGGGCGAGCGGATCGTGGAATACACCGGCACCCGTCGTACGCATGCGGATGTTGACGCGGGCGACAGTGGCGATGCCTCGTCCGGGCACACGTTCTTTTTCACCCTCAACGACGAGTACGTCATCGACGGCAACGTGAAGGGCGGTGTGGCGCGCTGGATCAACCACAGCTGCGAGCCCAACTGCGAGGCGCTGCTGGTCGAGCACGAGGGTGAGGATCGCAGCCTGGATCGCGTGTTCATCGAGGCGATCAGCGATATCGAGCCGGGCGACGAACTGGTCTACAACTACGGCATCACCCTGGCCGAGGCGCACACGCCCAAGATGAAGCGGATCTGGGCCTGCTACTGCGGCGCCGATACCTGCACCGGGACGATCCTGCAACCCAAGTCCAAGCCGCGCGGCAAGCGCAAGAGCTGA
- a CDS encoding polyprenyl synthetase family protein, whose amino-acid sequence MHVSVPQAANPDLDEIQALARDDMTAVDALIRRRLASDVVLINQVSEYIINAGGKRLRPMLLLLAAGALGHRGPDAHQLAAVVEFIHTSTLLHDDVVDESDLRRGRRTANAVWGNAASVLVGDFLYSRSFQLMVELGSMHVQTILADTTNRIAEGEVLQLLHVRNPDTDEAAYIRVIERKTAVLFAAATRLGALLAGVDEATQDKLHDYGLNLGFAFQIADDVLDYASDAETLGKNLGDDLAEGKATLPLIHAIRHSDPDTAATLRAAIQDGDAGALPVVLAAINATRGLDYSRQLARDYAARAVAALEGLDDNAHLGALRGLADYAVNRDH is encoded by the coding sequence ATGCACGTTTCCGTCCCTCAAGCAGCGAATCCCGATCTGGATGAGATCCAGGCCCTGGCCCGGGACGACATGACCGCAGTCGACGCCCTGATCCGTCGCCGCCTGGCTTCCGACGTCGTGCTGATCAACCAGGTCTCCGAATACATCATCAACGCGGGTGGCAAGCGCCTTCGCCCGATGTTGCTGCTGCTCGCCGCGGGAGCGCTCGGCCACCGTGGCCCGGACGCGCACCAGCTGGCGGCGGTGGTGGAATTCATCCACACCTCCACGCTGCTCCACGACGACGTGGTCGACGAGTCCGACCTGCGCCGCGGCCGCAGAACGGCCAACGCGGTCTGGGGCAATGCGGCGAGCGTCCTGGTCGGCGATTTCCTGTATTCGCGCAGTTTCCAGCTGATGGTCGAGCTGGGGTCGATGCATGTGCAGACGATCCTCGCCGACACCACCAACCGGATCGCGGAGGGCGAAGTGCTGCAACTGCTGCACGTGCGCAACCCCGACACCGACGAGGCGGCCTACATCCGGGTCATCGAGCGCAAGACCGCGGTGCTGTTTGCTGCCGCGACGCGCCTGGGCGCACTGCTGGCCGGCGTCGACGAGGCAACCCAGGACAAGCTGCACGATTACGGCCTGAACCTCGGTTTCGCCTTCCAGATTGCCGACGACGTGCTCGATTACGCCTCGGATGCGGAAACCCTGGGCAAGAACCTGGGTGACGACCTCGCCGAAGGCAAGGCCACGCTGCCGCTGATCCACGCCATCCGCCATAGCGACCCGGACACCGCGGCGACGCTGCGCGCAGCGATCCAGGACGGCGACGCCGGCGCCCTGCCGGTCGTGCTGGCCGCGATAAACGCCACCCGCGGGCTGGACTACAGCCGCCAGCTGGCGCGCGACTATGCGGCCCGCGCCGTGGCTGCGCTGGAAGGGCTGGACGACAACGCCCATCTGGGCGCGCTGCGCGGGTTGGCCGACTACGCGGTCAACCGCGATCATTGA
- a CDS encoding 3-hydroxybutyrate dehydrogenase: MSSIQGKVAVVTGAASGIGKEIAFELSRAGARVAIADINLDGASAVAEEIRDAGGDAMGIAMDVTDEAAVNAGIEAAVAALGPIDILVSNAGIQIVNPIESYAFADWKKMLAIHLDGAFLTTKAVLPHMYRDDGQGESRGGVVIYMGSVHSHEASKLKAPYVTAKHGLLGLARVLAKEGGSRGVRSHVVCPGFVRTPLVDKQIPEQAKELGISEEEVVKRVMLGQTVDGIFTTVEDVAQTVRFLAEFPSAALTGQSIVVSHGWYMQ, from the coding sequence ATGAGTTCGATCCAGGGCAAGGTCGCCGTTGTCACCGGCGCGGCCAGCGGCATAGGCAAGGAGATCGCGTTCGAGCTGTCGCGTGCCGGTGCGCGGGTCGCGATTGCGGACATCAACCTGGACGGCGCCAGTGCGGTGGCCGAGGAAATCCGGGATGCCGGCGGCGACGCGATGGGCATCGCGATGGATGTCACCGACGAGGCCGCGGTCAATGCCGGCATCGAAGCGGCCGTGGCGGCGCTCGGCCCGATCGACATCCTGGTATCCAACGCGGGCATCCAGATCGTCAATCCGATCGAGAGCTACGCGTTCGCGGACTGGAAGAAGATGCTCGCGATCCATCTGGATGGGGCGTTCCTGACCACCAAGGCGGTGCTGCCGCACATGTACCGCGACGACGGCCAGGGCGAAAGCCGCGGCGGCGTGGTGATCTACATGGGCTCGGTGCACTCGCACGAGGCGTCGAAGTTGAAGGCGCCCTACGTCACGGCCAAGCACGGGCTGCTCGGCCTGGCGCGCGTGCTGGCCAAGGAAGGCGGCAGCCGCGGCGTGCGCAGCCATGTCGTCTGCCCGGGATTTGTGCGGACGCCGCTGGTGGACAAGCAGATCCCCGAGCAGGCAAAAGAGCTCGGCATCAGCGAGGAGGAAGTCGTCAAGAGGGTCATGCTGGGACAGACCGTCGATGGCATCTTCACCACCGTGGAGGATGTCGCGCAGACGGTGCGCTTCCTGGCCGAGTTCCCCAGTGCGGCGCTGACCGGGCAGAGCATCGTGGTCAGCCACGGCTGGTACATGCAGTAG
- a CDS encoding DUF1439 domain-containing protein translates to MRTAVVVVCLAVALIVVAGCSTLNTFGSMLGSQVTFTQPQLQRSLDRSFPKEYDKLAGLVTLRLDKPSLSIPYDSSRLRLSLDATALTAASSQARPLGRIVVSSGLRFDGHTLGLHLQDPKIEAIENAGSALNASSRDLINAWLAAFAEDEPIYRLDQDLVQRLVSRRIGAARIDNGVVTLDVSQ, encoded by the coding sequence ATGCGTACAGCCGTTGTTGTCGTGTGCCTTGCCGTGGCCCTGATCGTGGTTGCCGGCTGCTCCACCCTCAATACGTTTGGCTCCATGCTCGGCAGCCAAGTGACGTTTACCCAGCCGCAACTGCAGCGCTCGCTGGACCGGAGCTTTCCGAAGGAATACGACAAACTCGCCGGCCTGGTCACGCTGCGGCTTGACAAGCCCAGCCTGTCGATTCCCTACGACAGCAGCCGCCTTCGCTTGAGCCTGGACGCGACCGCGCTGACGGCTGCCAGCAGCCAGGCGCGACCGCTCGGACGCATCGTGGTCTCCAGCGGTCTGCGCTTTGACGGCCACACGCTCGGGCTGCACCTGCAGGATCCGAAAATCGAGGCCATCGAGAATGCGGGCAGCGCACTCAACGCCTCGTCACGGGACCTCATCAATGCCTGGCTGGCGGCATTCGCCGAGGACGAACCGATCTACCGGCTCGACCAAGATCTGGTCCAGCGACTGGTGTCGCGTCGCATCGGTGCGGCCCGGATCGACAACGGCGTGGTGACCCTGGATGTCTCGCAGTAG
- a CDS encoding PhzF family phenazine biosynthesis protein has protein sequence MTQRRYLQLDVFADRPGAGNPLAVVLDTDGLDAATMQAIARWSDRPETTFVFAPVTAGADYRIRMFAPDREVPFAGHPSIGTAYAVLQAGMAGLTDGRIVQEGMTGLLPLQVDDHDGQRSIAVRTPTARVAQVGRADDTTLAAALRGLPVGGLPPALMDGGRRWWVAELASEAGLRSATPDWAAIAELAARSDSMGVLAFARATGGDHDLAVRAFVGAGTQFEDAASGAANAVLAAWLRENDALPARDGRYVASQGREVGFDARLHLRVDEDGEIWSGGRVCPIVSGTIDW, from the coding sequence ATGACCCAGCGCCGCTATCTGCAACTGGATGTGTTCGCCGACCGGCCGGGCGCCGGCAATCCACTGGCCGTGGTGCTCGACACCGACGGCCTGGATGCAGCAACGATGCAGGCGATCGCCCGCTGGTCGGACCGCCCGGAGACGACCTTCGTGTTCGCGCCAGTCACCGCCGGCGCGGATTACCGCATCCGCATGTTCGCCCCCGACCGCGAGGTCCCGTTCGCGGGTCACCCCAGCATCGGCACGGCGTATGCGGTGCTGCAGGCGGGGATGGCCGGGTTGACTGACGGCCGCATCGTGCAGGAAGGCATGACGGGCCTGTTGCCGCTGCAGGTGGACGACCACGACGGCCAGCGATCCATCGCCGTGCGCACGCCGACGGCGCGGGTGGCCCAGGTCGGGCGCGCGGACGACACGACGCTGGCAGCGGCGCTGCGCGGCTTGCCCGTAGGCGGCCTGCCGCCGGCACTGATGGACGGCGGGCGGCGCTGGTGGGTGGCGGAGCTGGCCAGCGAGGCGGGATTGCGGTCGGCCACGCCGGACTGGGCTGCGATCGCGGAACTGGCTGCCAGGTCGGATTCCATGGGCGTGCTGGCCTTCGCCCGTGCAACTGGCGGCGACCACGACCTGGCGGTGCGGGCTTTCGTCGGCGCCGGCACCCAGTTCGAGGACGCCGCGTCCGGAGCCGCCAATGCCGTGCTCGCCGCCTGGCTGCGCGAGAATGATGCCCTGCCCGCTCGTGACGGGCGCTACGTGGCCAGCCAGGGACGCGAGGTGGGATTCGACGCGCGCCTGCACCTGCGCGTGGACGAGGACGGCGAGATCTGGTCGGGAGGCCGGGTCTGCCCGATCGTCAGCGGCACCATCGACTGGTAG